From the Cucumis sativus cultivar 9930 chromosome 5, Cucumber_9930_V3, whole genome shotgun sequence genome, the window GCAAATTAGTGTTGAGGAAGCAGCTACAGCGATTACCATGGACATAAACTTTCTTCGTCTCTTCCACTTCTCAACATCAAGAGGAACTGGAAGTCCAGCAGGGGAATCAGAGTATGAATCTGGGCATGGATGAAGAAACTTATTCCCACCAAAGTAAATGCAGTCAAACGTGTGGTGAAGATGAGGAATGTGGCCAGAAAGGTTGTTAAAAGACACATCTAATTTAGTGAGATGTGAGAGTGCAGAGAAAGATTCTGGTATTTCCCCAGTTAACCTGTTATGATCAAGCAACAGAATCTCAAGTCTCGAAGCATATGACAAGCTGTCCGGGATAAAGCCAGTAAACAAGTTTCGAGAAAGATCTAAACTCAAGAGAGAAGTCAATTGACTAAGTCGAGATGGAATCTCTCCAGTCAAATTGTTTCCCCCCAAAAGCATCCATTTCAAAGTTTGCAAATTCCCCAACTGATCAGGTAAAACTCCACACAATCTATTCCCTCTCAAGTCAAGACGACGAAGCATCTGCAATTCACCAATTCGAGATCCAATCGAGTTATCTAGTTCATTGCTTGCTGCCTCAAACTCAATTAATTGTCGACAATGGAGAAAAAATGCATCAGAAATCTCACCTGATACTAAGTTTGAACTCAAGTTAACCAAAACACCTTTCATATCGTTACAATGCGAGATCAGATCAATGGGAAGTGGTCCATTGAACTTGTTGCTATTAAGAAGCAGTTTGTACGAGAACTTAATGCCATTAGCCAAAAGCTCTTCTCCCACTTTGACTGAAGCTAATGAGCCACTAAACCTATTCCAGCTAAAATCATGAGCAATTAGGAGATTATCATTTAGTCTCGTGAAATCCCAAACAGGAAAATTTAAGTAAGAATTCCAATCGTCTTCCTGATCAGATAACATGGGAATCAAGTTCGTACAAAAACTGTCTTTCTCAAATCTGGGAAGAACACCAGAAATTTTGTTCTGGCTAACATTGAAATACGCCATACATGAAACTCGAAGCTGGGAAGGAAGGTTACCTTGAAGCTTGTTTGAAGATAAATCCAAGTAAGTTAGATTCGCACATTTCCGAATCGATTCGGGTATGGTACCAGTGATATAATTTTGCCCTAAATTAAGAACTTTAAGCGAGCATAAAGAATTCCAATTAGTCGGCAATCTTCCATTAAAATTCCCTCTGGGTGCCCACAAAACTTGTAGACTTGGAAGCAATAACAACCCAGAAGGAATACCTCCATTGAAGGCGTTGAATTCTCCTCTTAAACTATCGTTATCGGGATTGATATCGTTCAAATTCGTTAACACGATCTGTGACAACTTCCGGCAATTACCAAGCTCTTTTGGAATCGAATCAGTAAGGCTATTCCTAGAAACATCAAGAATTCTGAGTTCTGATATTTGGCCGATCTCAGCCGGAATTTTCCCCTCTAATATATTCCCATCGAGTAACAGAGTCCTGAGTTTCCAACATTGTCCAATCTCCGCTGGAATGTTACCAGTCAGAAAATTATGCGAAAGCCTCAAATGATTCAAAGCACCACATCTATTATCAACAACTTGAATATTACCAGATAATTGATTGTACGACAAATCAATTACTTCTAATTTTCCCGAACCAATCAATTTACTCGGAACCCAACCCGAAACCGAGTTATCAGACAAATTAAGCAAGCGGAGAGATGGAAGTGAGCTTATCTGATTCGGAATCTCACCAGAGAAGTTGTTCCCCTGAAGCTCAAGAATCTCTAACGACTGAAGCTTACCAACAGTCCCGGGAATCTCCCCGTACATCAAATTATTGGGAAGCGACAAAACACGAAGCTGAACAAGATTTCCAATCGACGGATTCAACGTCCCAGCCAGAAAAGAACCCTCCGCCAGAACACCACCAATAATACCTCCACTAATATTCAGCGCCACTACTCTATCCGTACCACCATTACCGCAAGTAACACCAAACCAATCGCAGTGAGAAACCGACAAATTCCAACTACGAAGAACATGAGAAGCACCGAAAGAAATGGAGCTTTTAAACATGAGTAGCGACATTGCATCGTCGGAAAGGGCGGCGGCGGTAGgggaaaaagagaaggagagagagaagaagaagaaccatGAAAGAGAGGAAGACATGGAGGGAGAGAGGGAGAAAGAAACAAGTCCGGGAAGGAGAGAATATTCCGATGAGGGTAGGTAGGGGCGGAGAGAGGGAAAAAGGGAGTTAGAAATGGTGGAAGATGTGGTTAGGTGGGGGTGTTTGTATTGGAATGGAAGGGAATGATtgatggaaaatggaaaagaagaaaagaattatggaaatgaaaaagggagaaaatggaagaaagtgTAGAAAGGGAAAAATGGAGTAATTTCAGTGAAACAGAGAaatgaaggaagaaggaagaagaagaagaagaagaagaagaagaagaagaagaagaagaagaagacaaaagcAAGCGGCGTAAGGTAAGGATCGAGAACTCTACTCTACGTTGCGCTGTTTATTCACATgcataatattattatttttatcactttctctacaataatatatatatatatatatatatgataaataCTTTggtatattctttttcttttttgcgtAGAGAGCCGGAATGCAATCAACGTTACAATTAGACCTTTAGGATAtctaactttcaaaatgataaaaacaatcaagaaaagaaccatcaaaacttcaaacaaaaatacccaaaatgaaatttgaccTTCAttcttctctccttctctaactatatataagtttatttaatttaactaccACTTCATGTAATTTCTCCTAAACTCTAAAAACAGAAACATGAAATTTATACATTTCAATCATAAAAAACACAACTTCTGCTTTTGAGACCTAATATATTTGGACTTCAAAATTAGGCATAATCTGAGGAGGGCTAAACtccctttttgttttgtaatattagggttttgtaaaatttaaatacatttgtaaattttatccTTGTAAGAGTGGTTGAATTTGATTGAGAAAGCTATTAATATTAGagaatcaattaaattaaaggtgACAATTTGATCTCATAGTTGAGGTATAACTTCAAAGTTGGTAAGGTTTTGAAGAGGGTGAAAATTTGACACATTTGGTGGTGACTAATTATCATATTGATAGCTACACatctaaacatatatatatatattaattccTTTGCATCtaccaaaatatatagattttttctTGCTACATAATTCAATTagatttaaactataaaacaagaatatagttataaattttacCATATAGAagaatgtttgttttttaaattttatctctaATATATTTGAGATCAATTAGCATTTTAGCACatataaatttcattcaaacGAGTTGATGATAGTGGTTGGAGCTTAGAGCTATAGTCGAAGGTGGTCACTAGATGCTGATTGTGGACAACAGTGGTTAAAGTTGATCAACTATAAAgatttttcaaatcaattatatagTTTCTTGTGATCTATTGAACCTAAAAATTatctattatatataacaaaaaatgtgttttctaaagttaattttagattatgagtactaaataatgtaaattttaaaaaaccaaagtttaaaatatttttattgtatccagattttgatattaaaatattaaaacaacaaattaataagctataattttaaataactgGTAACATTTTCTAATTACAAATACTATATTACTTGAGTTTGGTTCAATTTAACAACTTGTGTTTAgttaaagtaaaaataaataaaaaaaataaaaaaggctAATTATTGCAACAACTAAAATGTTAAGAAACTCAAATGTTTAAGGTTTTATTTGAAacttatttgtttcttaaaatttaagtcAATAAGAGTAATGATTTTTGAGACCATTGGTCCTcagattttcctttttagatTGATTGAGTTTGTAGGACACTTGGTTTGTTTAGgatgaataaaaatgattatattgATTTAATGCGATGACAAACACAGATAAAataagagaacaaaaaaaccaaatgattaTGCAATGATCACGTGTAAAAATTCTACCAGAGACTCAAACATGAAAGACAAAATATGTAGACCTCATTAAATAATGATTGTGTTTTTGGGCCTCGTTAggtaactattttgttttttcttccttgttATTTAGAAGATTCTACCAATACGAGTTTTTTTCAGCATGTTTTATGCTTTCAACATGGAGGTAAAACTTTGAAGTTTTTGTGATTGAGCTACATCTTTTAGGGATGGTTGATTTCCATAAGTTATGATAAATCTCCCCATCAACAATGTTTATCTCCAAGTGGTTGCTGTTAAAAATAGCATGTTTAATGGAAGCAATCGAGAAGCAGCCATTGGTGTTCAAGTTTCAAAGAGGAATGCCTTTTCCAGGATCGGTTAGAGGGGGAAGAGAGATTTTTAAATCATCCCAAAGAGTCTCTTCCACACTCCTTAGTGGTCTTCTAGGATAAAGATTCTAGTCCGATTTATCAATATTCCACATGTTTGATAtagaattttcctttttggtggTGAGAGCATACAATCTTGAGTTGTATTGTGAGAGAGGGTTGTGTTCATGCCAGAGACTGTGCCAAAAGGAGAGAGAATCATccctttttatctttcatttgaTAAGTGGAAGGACCCATTCAACTCCTTTGATGATAGATCTCCATGGAGCTTTTGAGCTACTAAATTTGTCTTTAGTAGGAATTTTTTCCATATGTGATTGTTCATACTTTGCGATGATAACACGTTTCCAGAGAGGAATTTTTTACTCACAAAATCTCCTGAGCCACTTACACAAGAGAGCAAAGTTTGTACTAATAGCACTATTCATTCCAAGACCTCCTTTACTGATGGGAGACGTAACAATTGACCATTTGATGAGgtgtatgtttttctttttgtatgtgTTTCTCCATAGGAAGTTCcttcatattttttcaacGTCTTTGTAAACCGAATTGGAGGCTTTGAATACAGAGAAATAATAGTTTGGGATACTGGATAGCGTGACATTTATGAGAGTAATTTTGCCACCTCTAGACAGACTAGCATACTTTCGGCTGCTGATTTTCTTCTGTATTTTTTATGTAGTCTCCGACCAGAAACTTCTAGAGAGAGGTTTTCCTCCCAAAGGCACTCCCAAATATTGAATTGGAAGGAATTTTGTGGATATACCCCATTTTTCTGCAACACAATTTGTTCTTTGTGCATTAGAGTTGATGAAAGATATGATGGATTTGTGGAGGTTTACATTGAGCCCGGAAACCAATTCAAAGAGACGTATAACATTTTTCACGTTGTCGATTGTATCGTCGTCATCTTCCATAAATAGTAAGATGTCATCAACAAAAAGGAGGTGAGTGATATTATCCCCATTAATTCTAAACaccattgattttattttgtttctccaAATAGTTGAGAAGAGTGTTGAGATAATCCATGGCAAGGACAAAAATAAAGGGTGAGATGGGATCCCCTTGTCGAATACCCCTGTTAGGTTTAGTTTTTCCTCTACGTTTGCCATTGACAAGGATGGAATACTGAACGCTTGAAACACAAGCTTTAATCCATTTTCGCCATTTTAGGGGGAAGCCTTTTTTCAGTAGCATAAAATCAATGAAGTTCCAGTTTATTTTATCAAACGCTTTCTCAATGTCTAGCATGATCACATACCCTTtgactttctttatttttcaataatccACTGCTTCATTTGCAACCAAAATAGCATCAGAGATTTGTCTTCCGCAGACGAAAGCTAATTGATTTTGGGAGAACTATTTTGAACCTTTCTTATATAGAGCAGTAGTAAGGCTAATGGGTCTATAATCAGAAGGGACATAGATAAAATCACAACCCATGGTAAAAGCATTGAATTTCTTCATACTTGATGCTGCTAAGATTTTTGGAGTAGACTCAGATTGCCATTTAACTACATTAAAGTCCCTTCCCATGATCCATCTTGGTAGGTAGATAGATTTAATCTCATCAAGCTCGACCCAAAAATCCCctatattttctctcttagCCAGCCCATAAACTGCAGTGAGCCACCAATTAGTGTTATTGATGTCATTAGGGTAGGATATTTCAATGGAGATGGAGTAGTTCTTCACAATATGATCAACCACTCTGTATCTCATGTCATCCCACATAATAAGAATCATATCTGAACTACCAACAGCCGGTGAACATCTCATGTCATCCTACATAATAAGAATCATATATGAACTACCAACAGCTGGTGAACAGTGCCATTTAACACTAATTGAACTCCAGAGTGATTTTATGATTTgagttgtgatattttgtaatttagtttCAACAAGAATCACAAAGTCTAGAATGCAAACAAAAAGCAAACGTTTTATTTGTGCTCTTTTTTAGGGAGAACTTAACCCTCTAGTATTGACATACAACTTTCATGGAGAACTAGTTTGCCCCATTTAATACAGATTCACATCATTAGAAACATCATTAACATTTATATCATTGTTATCAAATTCAACATTAACATTTGCAGCAAGTTTCAAATTGTTGTTCTTCAGCTATGCCATCAGTTTCTTCTTGAAagcatcttcttcatttttctgttCTATGTCTTCCATTCTGACTTCTTCCTTGTCACTGATCATCATGGGACCAACACTATCCTTGACGATATCAAATTGAGTTGGTGAGGGAGCGTGGCTCATTGGGGAGAAAATTGATGGGCTTGAGATAGCCACGTCGGTGATGGGTGGGAGTGAGCCCAAATCAATTGAGAGATTAATTCCTGACATGTCAAGGATCTCAGTCTTAGTTTGTACCTTATTTCCACGGTCCTTTTCTGGGCTTTTTAGCTGGGCCCATTGGCTTTTGTGGATTCTTTACTCGGTAAAtttgttttccctttttcttcaaattgtcTAGGCTTCTCGGGCAAACTTTTTGAGTGTTCTCAACTGAGCTCCTAATTCTTATGGACTTGAGGGGCACCCTTCTTGGgtcaaagaaataaattttattctttggGGAAGTAAATGAAACTTTCCTTTTTGAATTGATGTAAGACCGTTGCTTTGAAGTTTCCCCCTTGTATaacttcttctccttttttctttcaaagggAGTCTTAGTCTTATCATTTGAGTTGCTCTGACTTCTCCCACTACTGTCACTGTTGCCgtcataatttaaatttctcaTCATTAtatccaattttttaattatatttgggCTGGAACTATTCCGATGAGCTTTTTTTTGCCTGCCTTCTTCTTTAGTGCTTTCTGGTGAAGTCTAGCTTGCATGTACTGCTACATTTTCAATAAACTGATACTGTTCACAATCTGGTTTGAATTCATCAAAGTTTTTTGCTGCTTCACTAGTGAAAGTGCCATGGATTTTTGGGTTTCTTTCCTTGATCCATTTTCCTTCAGCTTGGACAATGGTCTGTATTGTGAAATGGTTGCCTTCTTCATCACCCACTCTGTATCTCTGGTTATTCTAGCAACTTCCACAAAACCACCACAAACTTCTCCAATTTGATAAAAAGACGAGTAATTCCATGCATGTAGGGGAATACCTTTGAATTTGACCCAACCGACATAGCTCGACAGGACCTTTGGTGTAGCATGTTTGCTTATGTTCCATGCCTCAAATTTGACATAGAATTTCCCTATCGTTGTCCATCCTCTGTTCTTACATAATAGGTTtaccatatttttttcttcaagaaaaacCATAGCCTTTTCTGCATGAAAGAGTTTATAGGTAATATTTAGATGATCCAGCTGTTCTTGGAGTTTCTCCATGATTTTCTTCCAGTCGTCATGAAAGCATCTCTTTGTGATCACTTCAGTCTTGCTCCAgtcaaaagtttcaaatttccTTGCAGTTGtatcttccttcttcttttcttttgtgtcAGCATTGTATGAATTAGGAGAGTCAGAGTTGGATAGGCTACCTTTAGTCAACACTTCAACATATGTGTGACGAGGGTTATCAAAATCAGTTGATGAACTATAAGAGTAAGCTTTTGGACCCCTGACACTTGGATTTGTCTGTGGGCTTCTTTTTTGGGGTGCTTCCTTCCTTAGTGACAACACTTCTGTGAACTGGGCCCAACCTTGTTTGTCTCTTCCTTCAATGACCAATATACAACATTTTCGACCTTTGTCGTCTACTCGAAAAAATTCAGCTAGATATCCTTTTCTATTGTGTGTCTTTTGGACCCACAAGCAGTAGTCGCCAAATCCTTTTTTCAAGAAGAACCTTGTCGTTCTAGGCATTTTCAGCAGTGTGTTGAAAGTGGTCTTTAGCCAATCTAAAGATTCTAGCGTGGCAATAATGGAAAAGGATTTATAGGGTCCCATTTATGTTATGAGAATTTTCAGCTCTCTTGACCGATTGTCAACAGTAAGCACAAAATCCTTATTTTCAATGGAGCAAGAACGGGGGAGTTGTCACAGGAGAGccattttgttttgaagataGCACAACAGATGGGTATAGTGATAAAGAAAgtaaagagaaggaagagttGATGTACCTTTATGAGATAGTAAGTAGATTTGTCTGGGGGGAAGAAAGATCTGATGAAGTAAATGCAGTAATTATGCTAAAATCTTACAAAAGAAGTTCAACAGGCGTTAAAGGTGGTGCTATATTTCTAGGGGATCGTAAACGGCGGTGCAATGGCCAAGGAGTTTTAGAGAGAGTGTCATTTCATATTTGTGAGTTACttattaagtttttcttaattatgcTTTTAAGTTCTCAAGTACTCTGAATGTCTCTCATTCATATGTGAAATTGATTCATTCATGTTCATTTCCTAAATTGTCACaatgttataattttagaCAAAcacttgaattttaattttatccaaattatatttaaaaaagaagctTTTACGACAAAACTTAAATATggtagaaaatgaataaaaaagaaataaaatcaaatttataataggccataatatttcattatgtTCTCAATAGGAACGTAggattgatttttgttgttaacGTCAGCATTCTCTGTGATGACGTGTGAAAGTGATGTTATGGAGTAGGGTTTGGTTTaggtatcttttttttctttttaaaatctaacttttgttaataaaaaattgctttaattaagtttatcaattaatttctaaggaataatattattatatactaaCTACTTACTAACTAGTTCAACTCGtagttaaaaaaggaaaaaaaattaacatagaAAACTGCACATTtcttaaacaataataagaagaagacatAGAAACTTGACCCAATACAAATGCACATGAAATaccaaagttttgaaattacaTTTGTAAATAAGCATCCACATTTCTATTGAAGTTTCTATGTAAAGTTTGATGcaatcattttaataatatattctaaaaGTACGACctttttcataaatgaaaaGTCACACGATTAACTTTATCCTACCTACACATTAACTAAGCCTTATATACAAAGGGTCGCCAAATAaagaatgaataaaagaatcGAAGGTGGTTAGTCAAACATAAAGAAAGGTTTGATCAGTGTCTGTTTGAGAAAAATCTAAATCGACGACATTTTCTAAAGATCTCAAAAGTTTAAATCGATCTAAATCAACCAATTGACCGACCGTGTTTGTACTTTTTCTAGGTCAGGATCAAGTtgaacattttctaaattgggCCATAGTTGGTTCAGTGTgaatttgtttggaaaatcGACTCCAACCAACCGATATTCATCCTACCTAGCTAGCAATTGAAATTAAGAGAATAACCCTTTGAATATGTGAACCCCTACATTCTTAATCACTAAAATGACTCTCAAActaatatgattttaattctAAAGATTGGGTTAGACACTAATTACCTTTAGATCACAATATCTTGAAACAATAACACACAAGCTCTTTGCCGTAAGATTCAAACACTCACAGATAGGACGATTAATCAgctaattaaaaaacaaacacaaacactaaaatttaaggcatcattaaaagaaaaatcctttAAACAACCTAATAGCTAATATATTTCTAGAAATCTAGAATGATatgttttagtttgaaattgaagCATGATTCCAAGGTGAAAAATgcttataaaaattatatagatatattaatatttcttgaatatacaatataatttaacaaacataaaaaatcaGAAACAATAGCTTAGCTCCTATTAGAATAAtaagattttatatatatatatatatatataaaagtcaAGTTAAATGAGTTATAGCTTGCACAAACTTTTAGAATAACAACATTATGtattacaaataaaacaatttaaaagcACCTAtaagaaaagattaaaaagtagATTATGCAAGATAATATGTACGAAGTTTCATACGAAGTGAATTGAGAATTAGATAGCAAATGAGGAGGAACTCTTTGATAACGATATATCTTAGAATGACAACCACATGGGTCGACCAACGGTAAAAAAGGAGACATAATCTTAATAACTAACTAAAAGATCTCATGTATTCAATCCATGatcgcaaaaaaaaaaaaaaatgtcttcatcacctaggaattaatttcttaGGGGTGTTTggaggaaggaaagaaaaagactatATACTCCTTCCCATATTTCCAAACAAAGATTAATTAGggagaaatgaataaatttattctcCCTTAATCGTCctctttcttaaataaatacaatcccattaaacttttctcttttatcaaaatataaatgcatttttcttaataattatattttaacaaatataattatcttttcatttttcataacaattttatatatatatccacatatacatataattatcaaaatttctaacaaaattttacttttaaatttaattaaataaacctccaaaattatttaattacattcaaatttaacaacactacaaattaaatttactgattaattaaatattcaacacACAAGTATTTcaagtatttaattaattttaatcgcacaaaactacaaatatttattcaattcAATGATAGTCTGTTAGTTTCAACTGCAtgaaccatttttattttggttttcattgttttttattattattagtgtTTTGCATTATCCTGATGTACGACGTAATTGACATCATCATTTAATTGcattccaaataaaaaaaaattcatatttcatttcGTCTCAATGCTATTATGTTCATTCTCATTTGTTTAAATCGATTGTTAACGATATGAAATTTCCCAATACTGCACTTACaacatcaattttagaaaattgatataacTTCTTTCACACGTAACgcatcaattaatttattggaaCGAAAAGTTTGCGTACAAAACGTTTAAAATTgacattgtattaaaaaacTAATGGAACatgtttttcaacaaaaaatataaatttcggtaaattaacaatatgaatatttgtgtattggatttactatacaatttttctaaaaaaaaatacaagagtatgaattaaaaaaaaaacaaataataaacttttttttcataatcctTTCCACTTtgaaaatgcaacaaaaaagaaagaaaaaaagagtatattttttaatgtattagACTTACCGATCAAATTGAACTACAAATTAAAGAccaatgaaaaaataaataatacattttctttgtgAATTGGATTTACggtacaaattttaaaaccatattttacacaaagcaaaaaaaaaaaaattaatacaattttttttgtttattagatttaatataaaaaaaggaaaaaaactactatacaaagaaaaaaaaaacttcacttttgaaAGTATATTAGGTCTACGTTACAAgcaaaaaaacatatttatacaaaataacaaaaaaaaattaatacaaactTTTGCTATATTTGGATTACGGtacaactttattttgtactggttcaaaaaatattagcacatttttcattttgtaccgattcaaagaaaaagaagaatttcatattcataaaaaaagaattagtttttttgatacaattttttttacacaaattaaaaaaatacaattttttaatcatatttcttcctcaaaaattataaataatatttattcatttccttccatttttctttccttcctccAAACTCCCTCGTACAAATTATTTGGACACTCAAATGTTATAGAATTGTCGAGATGTACAAAACGATCcaaatattcacaaatatatatatataaaaaaagtctTCAAATTAGCTCAAGCATCAGAATAAgctaaaagaattaaatacaTGTTGTTAACGATATATCGTactatttttctctctaaattatatattattgtgtggatgaattaaaaatgataaagttgatattaaatttagaagaGATATAAATGATACACGAGttgtaataaaataagtttggatatattatttaatttttctttgatattaaaaaaggTCCGGAAGAAATCTCAAACTCCAAAACATGAAAACACAGTTCCCAACCAATAAGTTTTTGCTTTTAACTTGAATATGGGTTGAAGAAAAGACATAATATACATGAATCTCAATTTTGATGAACTaacaaaacaatcattttggtaaatttaaaaaagaaaaaagattatttgagTATATTGTATAGGaagtaaaattgtttaaagtaGGCAATTTTTTTGATATTATGATAATGATGGTAGGAGATGATTGTATGATAATCACTTGTGGGTGTTGTCCTTTTATGTGAAGTGCAATCGATAGGCTTTAGAGAAATAGAGATATCACATCAAGGAACAAGGAGGCAGGAATCCAGCTGAATGTCTGTCAAATGTCACTACTGATCTCACTTtctcactctttttttttacatattatttatatttgaagtatatatatatatatatattaaaatggaATTATGGGTTTTCGTAAAATCATTTCAAcgataataatcaaaattgatcGATCTTCATTTGATCAATTTCATCTATTTGAAACACATGTCAACTTTAAATTagtctcaaattcaattatttatattttttgttattaatttgaCAAATGATGCGACAATTTGTGGTTGGTCAaaactttcttatttaatatatatttacttatttatttgattcttttgttttttttttgtttttgagaaaattcatcaaaattgatattttatttatacttttatcaACGTTTTCACAATCTATTTGTTTTAAACCttcattgtttttgaattttaaataacaaaactcttaaaaaatatttactaatataaaaaaagtaacacAATTTAACTTTGTCGATTTTGGTTGAtttggaatttaaaaataaagcttctttattcttttaataaagaaatattttttatttctaatatttacATTAAAGTCCGAGTGATCCATGAATCCAAATGCATTGAAAGaaagtttaatatatagtaaaCATTTTCTGTTTTACAACTAG encodes:
- the LOC101202920 gene encoding LRR receptor-like serine/threonine-protein kinase RPK2, which gives rise to MSSSLSWFFFFSLSFSFSPTAAALSDDAMSLLMFKSSISFGASHVLRSWNLSVSHCDWFGVTCGNGGTDRVVALNISGGIIGGVLAEGSFLAGTLNPSIGNLVQLRVLSLPNNLMYGEIPGTVGKLQSLEILELQGNNFSGEIPNQISSLPSLRLLNLSDNSVSGWVPSKLIGSGKLEVIDLSYNQLSGNIQVVDNRCGALNHLRLSHNFLTGNIPAEIGQCWKLRTLLLDGNILEGKIPAEIGQISELRILDVSRNSLTDSIPKELGNCRKLSQIVLTNLNDINPDNDSLRGEFNAFNGGIPSGLLLLPSLQVLWAPRGNFNGRLPTNWNSLCSLKVLNLGQNYITGTIPESIRKCANLTYLDLSSNKLQGNLPSQLRVSCMAYFNVSQNKISGVLPRFEKDSFCTNLIPMLSDQEDDWNSYLNFPVWDFTRLNDNLLIAHDFSWNRFSGSLASVKVGEELLANGIKFSYKLLLNSNKFNGPLPIDLISHCNDMKGVLVNLSSNLVSGEISDAFFLHCRQLIEFEAASNELDNSIGSRIGELQMLRRLDLRGNRLCGVLPDQLGNLQTLKWMLLGGNNLTGEIPSRLSQLTSLLSLDLSRNLFTGFIPDSLSYASRLEILLLDHNRLTGEIPESFSALSHLTKLDVSFNNLSGHIPHLHHTFDCIYFGGNKFLHPCPDSYSDSPAGLPVPLDVEKWKRRRKFMSMVIAVAASSTLICLLLMIAVIIIVKRRLGKQNRLKKKQVVTFSDAPSDLNYDNVVRATENFSLRYLIGTGGFGSTYKAELPSGFLVAVKRLSIGRFQGGIQQFDAEIRTLGRIRHKNLVTLLGYYVGEAEMFLVYNYLSGGNLETFIHEKSCKHVKHSVIHKIALDIARALAYLHYSCDPRIVHRDIKPSNILLDEDHNTYISDFGLARLLEVSETHATTDVAGTFGYVAPEYATTCRVSDKADVYSFGVVLLELLSGKRSLDRSFSDFGNGFNIVTWANMLIKEGRSSELFTPELREMGPKEHLLGMLKLASNCTVETLALRPSMKQVVETLKQL